The genomic DNA GGCCGCCTGTACGCACACCTGTCGGCGTACCTGCCGCGCCGTTCTTCTAGCGATAAACGATCTTGCCAACCGTCACGCCCTCGGCGATCATCGCGACGCCGCGCCACAGCACGAACACGGCTACGAGCAGAGAGAACAAGATCGGCGAGACGAACAGCATGATGGCGCACACGATGTTGACGATGCCCGAGAACAGGCCGATCCCCCATGCGGAGAAGCCGATGCTTTTCGATTTCATCGCCGCGAATATCTCGAACAGGCCGAACACGAGGAAGCACAGAGCCACCAGCCACGAGATGGCCGCGCCGCCCACCAGCGGATGCAGCACGAACATCAGGCCGATCAGCACGTCGAGGATCGCGTAGGCCAATGACCATCCCGACACGCTCATCATAGACCTGAAACGCACGTAGAACACGATGCCCAGCACGCCTGAGAGCAAGAAGCCCACGCCCGCGATCATGGCGATGGTGGCCAGCGTAAGGTTCGGCGCGAAGCAGCAGAGCAGGCCGCATGCGAGCAGCAGGATTCCCGCCAGTATCAGGCTCCAGTCCCATTTCTTCTTCAATGTCGCCATGAGCGCTCCTCCTCGTCTTGCCTTTCGGCATGCGTTTCTCTGACGCATTGTATCACCGGCTTGCGAGCGTTCGAGCGTTTGTGCGCGAAGGGCGGCTTGACGGCGCGAATCGCCGATTCGCCATACAAGAGCCTTCGCCATACGAAAAAGCCCCGGTCTACTCAAGCGGTTTGCGATGAACTGCGTGAGGGGACCGGGGCGAGGCGTGGGCCGAGGGTCGTTATGCGGTTTGTTTTCCCGGAGCAGCGTCGACGTCGTCGTCTTCCACGCGTCCGCGGATCTTCTTGACGCTGCGGCCAAGCATGCCGCCGAGCTTCGGAAGGTTTTTCGGTCCGAAGATGATAAGCACCACCACCAGAATAAGTATGAGCTCAGGCATGCCCATTCCGAATATCTTCATCGTGCGCTCCTCCCGGGCTTCCTCGCGTTCGGTGCCGAGCATTATAGCAACTTTAAATTTGTAGTTACTATAATTTTGTAGTAAAACCGACAATTTCGACGAAAAGCGCGGACGGCTCTTATAATGCAGAGCAAACGGCACGGCGAATCGCGGAGGGCGGACGATGGAACAGCGGCAGGCGGACGGCGGGCAGTCGATGGGATTGCGCGAGCGCAAGCGCCGCGCCACGCGGGACGCCATCGAGCGGGCGGCCATCGCCTTGGTGAGCGAGCGTGGCTACGACAACGTCACCGTGGCGCAAATATGCGAGGCTTCTTCCGTGTCCCAAGGCACGTTCTTCAACTACTTCCGCACGAAAGACGCGGCTATCGTGGGCATCGGCGAGTACGACCTCGATGCCGACTCTGTGCGCGCCGCATTCGATCGCCTCATGCCCTGCTCGATGCTGCACGCCACGCTCACCTTGTTCCTCGAGGTGGCGGGATCGTTCGATTGGGAAAGCGACATCGCGGCGCAGCGGATCGCGCTCGTCAGTGAAACGCCCTCGCTCATGCAGCTGTTCTTGGACAACGCGTTCGGCTTCGTCAGCGATTTTCGCAATATCGTGGAGGCGTATTTTGAAGCGAATCCTTCGCTGCGCACATGCTCCGATGTTCTGAGCTCGGCGGAAGAGTCGTACATCGTCGTGTCCGAGGCGCTTGAAGCCGCGAAGTTCGCGCTGTACCGCGTCGCCGACGATCCGGCGTCCGGCCTGCCCAGTGCAGACGAAGTAGAAGCGGTGATCAGGCGCATCGTGGGATAGCGCCCACGGCGGCGGTTCGCTACACTGAATGCGAACCAGTTACGGCGACAGAAGGAGTGCGAATGTCCTGCGAACAGAACAGCCCGGTAGTCGGCATCATCATGGGATCCGAAAGCGACATGCCCGCAATGGAGCCGTGCATGAAGCAGCTCGACGAGTTCGGTGTGCCCTACGAGGTGAAGGTGGCTAGTGCGCACCGCAAGCCGGCCGAGGTGCACGAGTGGGCAAGTTCGGCGCACGAGCGAGGCATCCGCGTGATCGTGGCGGCGGCGGGCAAGGCGGCCCACCTGGGCGGCGTCGTGGCGGCATACACGCCGAACCCCGTGATCACGGTGCCCATGAAGACCAGCGACCTGGGCGGGTTGGACTCGCTGCTGTCCATGGTGCAGATGCCCTCCGGCGTGCCCGTGGCCTGCGTCGCCATCAACGGCGCGAAGAACGCGGCCATCCTGGCCGTGCAAATCCTCGGCACCGGCTGCGACGCCGACCGTCAGAAGATCATCGACTTCAAGCGAGGCATGGCCGACGCGTAGGCGGCGTCCTGCTCGAGCGGTTGCAGCGTGCGGCCGGATGCGACCTGCATCCGGCCGCGCTGTTTCGTTAGAACGCTTGCGTTGCCACGTAGTCGGTGACGCTTGATTCTCGATAGCGCTTTCTTGGCAACGAGCGTTGCGCCCTTCATGCAAGCCGATAGGGGTAGTCCGCTGTTAAACCAGGATTGGCATAGCCCGGGTAGGCCCGTCCCGCGAAAGCTCGCCGGCGGCTCGGAAGCCCTCC from Eggerthella lenta DSM 2243 includes the following:
- a CDS encoding TetR/AcrR family transcriptional regulator, yielding MEQRQADGGQSMGLRERKRRATRDAIERAAIALVSERGYDNVTVAQICEASSVSQGTFFNYFRTKDAAIVGIGEYDLDADSVRAAFDRLMPCSMLHATLTLFLEVAGSFDWESDIAAQRIALVSETPSLMQLFLDNAFGFVSDFRNIVEAYFEANPSLRTCSDVLSSAEESYIVVSEALEAAKFALYRVADDPASGLPSADEVEAVIRRIVG
- a CDS encoding twin-arginine translocase TatA/TatE family subunit, which produces MKIFGMGMPELILILVVVLIIFGPKNLPKLGGMLGRSVKKIRGRVEDDDVDAAPGKQTA
- the purE gene encoding 5-(carboxyamino)imidazole ribonucleotide mutase, producing the protein MSCEQNSPVVGIIMGSESDMPAMEPCMKQLDEFGVPYEVKVASAHRKPAEVHEWASSAHERGIRVIVAAAGKAAHLGGVVAAYTPNPVITVPMKTSDLGGLDSLLSMVQMPSGVPVACVAINGAKNAAILAVQILGTGCDADRQKIIDFKRGMADA
- a CDS encoding HdeD family acid-resistance protein — protein: MATLKKKWDWSLILAGILLLACGLLCCFAPNLTLATIAMIAGVGFLLSGVLGIVFYVRFRSMMSVSGWSLAYAILDVLIGLMFVLHPLVGGAAISWLVALCFLVFGLFEIFAAMKSKSIGFSAWGIGLFSGIVNIVCAIMLFVSPILFSLLVAVFVLWRGVAMIAEGVTVGKIVYR